The window AGACATAGTGCTGGTGTACGCAGCCACAGTAGCAGCAGCCCAACAGGTTCAGCATGCCATAATGAACCAGTAAGAACACTTTTGCTAGTGAGTAGCATCATTAAGTTTGCACATcctggcagcaggctgctgcaaTGTGAAGTTGTCAATAACCAACAGTTTCAAACTTCTACATGTACATTTAAGATTAAATTAATGACCCCTTAATGAACAGAACTCAGCACTTGTTCAGTTACTACTTTATACATTTGTTTCTAATTCTGTTGTCCTGTCAGACAATTCAGAGTCTGTTAGCCAGGATGATCAAGAGAGCTGGTAAAGCTGCCTTTCAATGAAATGTTTGTCCACTGCACTGGGGGCTGTTACTACACTTCTCCCCAACCCCTCACAAACGTGATACTGCTGCACATAAACACGCATATGGAGTCCCAACTGATTACCAGAATCAATCTGTAACTGcaatgagaaaggaaagcctCTGCAGCTACCAGAACAAACAGATAATGTGCCATAGACTTCCCAACACGAATGCTTCCCTCAGCAAAACGTTCCAACTTCAAAGCAAATATATAAAGCATATGCATTCGTAGTCTGCAGTGTTAAATAGATCAAACTTACAAACTCATCTGCCCAAACTCATCCTGTAAAGTCAGCAGGACTTCTGAGAGCTCTTCCTGCGATGAAGAATAGTCCTTTGGCAGAGGTggctttctgcttctgctgccaggACGACCCGCACTGATGGACTTTGCTAGCGGAGTATCATTCACCACACGACTGTTGCACAAAGCCTTTGTGTGGTGCTTCATCAGGTGTAGGACGTGCTGTACGTTGGCACCAACTGAATGGCTGGGACTTGTAGACTAGAAGGAAAATACCTCTTTTAAGTGGCACTGTCATCAACCTACTTATCTTAATGAAAAACATAAATGAGAATTTATTTGCTGCCAATGTATTTTTATCTTTGAGTGGATACGCATAACAGGAATAGCCTGACcagcaagcagcacagaagaCCCACATTAGGAAatagcagctcagcaagcttttTGAAGATAAACTGGAATAAAAGAGCCAAAGAAAGCAAGATCTGACCACTGGGTGTCAGGAGTGCACCATGCCAAAGccactgatggagctgcagctACTGAGCATTAAGCTTTGGAATTCGGCAGCTCACCTTCCCAGCTACAAAGGGTACATCACCCAGACACAGTCTGTAATGGGGCTGCGTAGTGAGATGGCTTGTAAGAgagcatttctgaaaggaaagaagagagaaatgtttATCAAAGTTGACACTACAGTAAACCCACTGTTCCTCAGCTTTCTGATAGAAGAGGCAGCCTACTTTCTGACTGCATGCAcacatttatttcacttctcaGTAACCACCCTTCTCTTCCCCGTTACCTTCTCTGGCTGCTTAGTTTTTTTCCTGGGTTTTCTTGCTTTTGGAGAAAGCAGTGGTGATGCTGCTTGAATCAACAGTCTGTTGGTTTCCAGGCCTGTCTGAAGCTGCAATTAAGGGAATGAGGGGAACGATTAAAATTATATAACACATTATCAGAGAGGAGGTGCTCAGATTGGCAACacagcagcttttaaaatacaagctCTCTGAAAGCAAGGGCTGCAAAAGCGTGTAGGATGCTTCTGCAGTCTAATCTAAACATCCGACAAGAATGCTTCCTTCAATAACACTTCTCATCACTAATCCCAGTAAGTTAAACAATGAGTTGTACTGAGTAATTCCCATGCAGGCAGGTGTCAAAACAACAGCTGTGTTTTATACTTAACAAAATACTAAGGAATTCAAGTGACCAGCCCTCCTCCATTGATTTTGTGGCATATacgctctgctgctgcttcttatGGCTTTAGAAATCATCTCCCAGGCAATCTCAGCTAGAACCATCCACAAAACATTGATGATTAACTTGAGCTTACCACTTACTAAAAAGGTTATAGACAGAGCCTGCCATGCTACTGAAGTACTTTTGTAGCATACAGCTGATGAGGATGTAATGAGCACAGAAGAAGGCCAGGGTCCTTCCTTACAGACTCACAATCTCTTTTTTTGCCTCCTTACCCAGTGCTTCTAGTTACAGTTATAAAGGGAGCACACTTCTTGACCTTGATCTATTTAGAGATCTTCATATGTCCTCGGCTACAGATTAGTCTGAATTACTTTTCCAACTAGCttctattgaaaaaaataaaaataatacaaagctTAAATGCACAGATGCTGATAGAAAAAGGTTTCCAAGGCACTCAGAACATCAGATGAGAGGATAGGGTGAAGGCTACATCTGCGTTCTGTATGTAGAAAACATTACCAGCAAATTTAGTTGAGAAGTTGATGAATTAAGAAGAGCTAATTGCAGTGCATAGCAGTACAAAAGAATTTCCCTGCTGTTACCTCAGCTGCTTTTTCCTGAACAAGCTTCCTTGCGTGCTCTTCCTCCTGAAGTTTCTGTTCcagctctttcatttttttctagtcAAAgttgaatgaaaacaaaagcattaccAGCAAAGCAAATTCCTTCTTCATGAAGCGTACAATACTGAGAGGTTCAGCCGAAGTTTATCAGCTCAACTTGCAACGTTAAGACTTTAAAACTAAAATCACTGAAGCAATGTCACCTATAGAGGCATAAATACAACCACCCCtcacacacagggtggtgacacactggaacagattgcccaagaaggctgtggatgctccatccctggaggcattcaaagccaggctggatgtggctctgggcagcctggtctggtggttggtgaccctgcacatagcaggggggttgaaactcaatggtcattgtggttcttttcaacccaggccattctgtgattctgctttAGATTGAAacagtttttctatttttacttcCAGAATTGGCATCTGAATTTAAGTTGCAGCCTACAGGAAGAGTAATACATGAGGTTGAACTCTGAGATGAGAGGGATTTTTCTGACCATACAGTCACATTCTTAATAAATATTAGAATGGAAAGGCAACTTAACATTGCCCACCCATGACAGTGTGTCAGTTTTTGACCCCCACGTGGACAGCTGCACAAAGATTCCTGTTTAACCTTCTGCGTATGACAGCTCTAATATACAAATGCTGAAGCAAATCTTTTGTTTGAACTGAAGACTGACAGGAAGCCAAACCAATGCTTTTGCACAGAAATGGACCAAGCAATCACTTGGTCAGTTGTCTCAAGTGGAGGGTACAGCTCAAGTTGTGCAAGAATGTATCTCACTACAGGTTCAGTGACAGACCACTGTGGAAATTCTGTGATATTcccaaagtattttttttctttcctgcagtcAAATTGTATTCTGAAATCCCTCCAAGCTCAGCTCTCAAAATGGTTACATCCCACAGGCAACATAGAATCCTGGTCTATCACCAAGAGGTAAACAAGCCAGCAGCCTGGCTAGAAGAAACACAGACCTTCCCTGACCACATTTCCTACAGCTTAAGGTAACATGACTGCAGGTTGGCACCAAGCTGATTAAAATGCTCTGCTCAGTCACTGCTAACCATTACAAAAGATCTCCTTGTAAAAGTAGAAATTTTAAcatgtttttgttcattttctaaGTTAAGTGAAATTTCATGTGACCACCACATACACACGACCACTGAAGTAAGTCTCAAACGACTTGAAATGGAAAGGTATGAGTGCTCGAAGATACAGGATGCCTTTGTTTTCTAGTGGTTGGCTTGCTAGGACAAACACCCAACCAGGTCTACCAGACAGAAAACACCTCTGGTGTGAAGACGGCTCCCATCTCTGGGCTTCACTGCcctgcaaagcagcatttgcagatgacaccaagctagctggaagtgttgatctgcctgagggtagcgaggccttacagagggatctggataggttggatagctgggctgaagccaatgggatgggattcaacaagaccaaatgccgggtcctgcactttggccacaataaccccaggcaacgctacaggtttggggcagagtggctggaagactgtgtagaggaaatggacctgggggtgttgactgacgctagactgaacatgagccagcagtgtgcccaggtggccaaaaaggccaatggcatcctggcttgtatcagaaatagtgtggccagcaggaacagggaagtaattattcccctgcactcagcactggtgaggccgcacctggagtactgtgtccagttttgggcccctcactgtaagaaagacatcgaggccctggagcgtgtccagaggagggcaacaaagctggtgaggggtctggagcacaggccttatgaggagcggctgaaggagctggggttgttcagtctacagaagaggaggctcagggaagaccttattgctctctataactacctgaagggaggttgtagtgagctgggggtcagcctcttctcccaggtgactagtgatagaacgagagggaatggcttcaagctgtgccagggaaggttcaggctggatgttaggaaatactacttctctgaaagggtggtcaggcactggaatgggctgcccagagaggtggtggagtcaccgagcctggtagtgtttaaagagcgtttggatgttgtgttgagggacatggtttagcgagaaccattgatgaagggcggatggttggactgggtgatcctgtgggtcttttccaaccttagcgattctatgattctatgattctatgatttgcttGGCAGCTGAGCAGCCAGCACGTGCAtggctccagcagagcagctgctgcttctcagcacCTGGCAATCAGGGGATGTAAGAAGAGCAGGAGGGGCAGGTAGCACATAGCCACAACAGGATGTTCATTACTTCTGCTGTTCACAGAACAGCGTTCTGGTTTTGTCTCATGGTTAGCATTAAGCAACAACAATTCAAAGCATATGACATGCACATATATTCAAATTATAGCTGATATGCAGAAAACCAGAGCCCTTGCCACAGTTGTAGAGAACAATCTCCATTATCAGACACAGGCATGCTCGGATCCTCTCAGTCAGCTGTCCAGGCACTGCAGGACTACTGTTACACTGTTCTTACACTACACACTCTTGAGTTGAGTACTCTGATGAGGAGACCATCACATGAATGTGAAGCTCAGTATCTCCTTTCTACAACCAATGATAACATCTTCACGTGGCTTGAAAGCAATACGAGGTaacagctctgcaaagcttggtgattaaaaagcacacacatCACCTCTGCTCTGTCAGAGTCTGAAATTAGAGGCAGGGAAATCACTGCTCAACTTGAGTGGTCACCTCCCCACTTTCACCCTTTTCAGCACACCGTGTATGGAAATAGTCCCTATTTCTCACTTCAAATGAAATTTGCAAATGTCTTTGTGGTCTTGCCACAAATAAAGCAGAGATTACTATAGAAGCAACAGCTGCAACTGTTTTGAGTGCGCAGTCAACCCTTTCAAAACAGTAAGATAACACCTGTATAGCAAGGTTAAAGAGGGAAGATGGTTGACAAACAGAAGCAGTCCAAGCTGCTGATCTGAGAGCAACCCATGGCAGCAAAAGAATCACAAGGAAAATGACCTTCAGAGCTAAACCCAAACTTCTCTCGGTTCCAAGAACTGATTACTGTGTGAATTTAGTATCTTTGACCCAAGAGAAATACCTAAATTTAATGCTGAAATTCTGTTCAGCAGTCAGTCACAAGACTGGAAGGCAATGCCAGACTGCAGAATTCTGCCCacaaaataattgcatttcttAAGACAAAGGGCAagtggcaaaaacaaacaaacaaacaacaaccccAAACCaactaaaaacagaacaaacaaaaagccaaccaCACTACACCCTCAAGTCAAATCAGCTAACATCCAGTAGAGTGTGAGGTACCTCAGGGGAGTCAAGAGTTCAAAAACATCTACAATCCTACATGCCAACCAAACACAGAAGACAAATACCAACAGATAATGGTTAAATCTAAACAAAACTCCAACTGCTGTAGGGTGCAGTGACCTACAGCCTGACTGACCATGTAGACTTCCATCTTTAAAAAGATCTttagctgttctttttcccccatAGGACATTACTCAGCTCTGTTATTGTCATATAGCTACAGAGTGCTGCATACGATAAGCAAGATTTATCTGTTTACAGCACACACAACAGACCTCTGCTATGGATTGCATTGTAGTAAGCCTGGTGTACTCTTTCTCCAACATATCCAGCTTCTCCAGTTTTGACTGAACATGTGACTGATCAAGCCGTTCTCTCTCCAACGAATCCTTGAAGAGagaagcaagaaggaaaattatTATAAGCACAGTAAAACAAGCACATATATAGCAAGCCTTATGTCTGCCACACGAGGAAGGACCACAAAAGAACTACTTCATGTGTCCAATTTTAAGTGGTGCTACAACTAAGGAGCAAATAGGCATTGTTGGCAGAGCGAGGAACTCCACCCATACTGGGAACCTCACACCCAGCCAGAATCAGATAAAAATTCTGCAGCCTCCcctcccttccaaaccaaatatggcaaaaaatattttattactcaGCAATTAGAGgcaattttctttatttctgcagtaaatGTTTAATAGTCTGAAACAGGGGAGCCACAGAAGCTAATGAACAGAGAGCCCTAGGTGATCCACACACCTATAAAAGAAAGTTCAAGCTCATTTTTAATATAGGGCAAATCCCACAATAACTGATGATAGGTAAAGTAATTCACCATCATTTCTACAGAATATTTCAGATCCAGTTTCTTTCCATTAGCACTTTTCCTGATAAAATCTCAATAGATTTGAAGAccaaagacaaaaagagaaggTTTGTCCATTGACAGTCAGTTATTACACTCCAAGGCATATGGATGAGCTAAGGCAAGTGAGAATTACTTGCTGGTATGTAACTCACTAATACCAGAGCCTTTGGTATTGCCAGAGACAGATGcacaaaggtaaaaaaaaaataccagggTCCTAATAATACTGGAAATTAAGTAGGGAAATTATTCACACCCAAGTATATAAAGGCCAGCTCAAACAGACATCCATGCTCAAAGGCATTAACTCTAAGAAATCATGACACAGTTCATACGATTATGTTTATTCCCCATTTAATCCTGAGATAATCCTGAGAACTCACCTGCTTCTCCAAGAGCTGCGTCTTCTCCCTTTCCGCATGCTGGATCATTTTTCTCATGTAGTCCAGCTGCTTCTCTAACAGGCTGTACCGAGactcagcagctgccagctgagAAGCCAGTTCTGAAGGTAACAGAAGGCCAAAAAGTGAAATTAAGTGCTGCTTGCTGGGGTTGTTCTTTGACATTTTTAGGacacttcaaaaacaagcaaggGAAGGCACATCTAAAGCTCAGATGAAGCTGAATCAACTCTTACACGCATGCAAACCCCCAGAACAAAGtttgcctttaaaaatgatTGCTTCAGAACTCCATGCTTCACTACAAAGTAAAGAGACTGAACAAAGTCAGCTAAAGCAGTTTCATGCACTGATGAAGCCCAGATTTCATCCACATTCAGCGTTCAGTGTTAACCCACAGCAACCAACCTTGATTTCTCTTTGACACTTCAGTTCTGTCGCgctctctgtgctgcatttgctcACTCAGTACTTTCTTGTAGtctgctgtttctctgctgaGGTGTTTGACATTCTCCTCTGCCTGAAGCCGTTCCAACTCCAGCCGACGGATTTTCTCCTGAAGGTTCCTCAGGGCAGAAAATATTGCTGTAATTGAGGGAGTATCTTTTGTTAGTTGCTTTTATAAGCACGATTCAAGTTTGGTGTTACCTTGAAAAGTGTGCTACGTAAGAAGGCCAGCGCTCCTCCCCCCCAGCCAGGACTCCCTCCATGAATTATGCTCCCATTGCTCAGCAGAAGTCAGGTAAATATTCTGCAGATTGAGAGCAATCAGTGCACCTTCTGACTTCTATCAACTCGAAGTTAGAAGTGGCAGCTGAACAATTAAAGCAGTGGCAACTTCTCTGTACGTTCACTATGCCTCCACAAGTGCGTGCAGAAAACATTCCTATTAACAGAGGAGAATAAAGGTCAGATAATAAGAGATGCTTACCTTTCCAAGCAGCAGCTAACCCATTTTAGCTCTGCTATACACCTCAGGCCCACAACACACGTACCCTCTCCACGTTAACCAACTTTCCCACTTTGTTCCCTTCCCTGCTCCAACAATTGCTTAAAGCCCTCCTACACTCATCACAGAAAAAAGCAGCTGTAACATAACTCTCATCACCTTGCCATCAGACCACCTGCTGCTAACATGAAGCGTGATGCCTGTTAGTTCTATTGTTTCATTCTGCAAAGGGAACCATAAACATAagcccctttttcccccccacacagCCCTACTGAAGGATAACATGAGAACGCCAGCACAGACAGCTGATAGAGCAGACTTACCTGTGATTCATGTTAGCCTGCTCCTTTGTGCTTAAGCCTACTCTAGAGAAAGGCATGAACACAGGAAAAATTGAAACTGCTTTTTTGGTTGGGCATCACAttacaagaaaggaaagaaaaatagaccatgtttttcaaagtgaaaaatacaAGGCTTGAAATGTAGAATAGAACAGAGCAACAAGCCTGCTTGCTATAAGGCAatttaaataattcagaagGCAGTGACAGCAATCACAGTTAAGGGGAAAGTTGCAGACGGCCTAATCCAGTTTGTAGGATCAGAATCACCAACTGTACTCTCTTCCCAGGACTCAGGTGAAACGGGCATAGCTGGAGCTATAAACAGCTGTTACATAATCCCAAGGGCTAAACTAAAACCGTGTATTTACAATaacaagaagcaaaacagaTCAGTGAAGCAATTTGAGCAATGAATGGATAGAGGTGGAATCCTACAAGATGCCAAGTAGCACTCAGAACCACCAAATATCCAAGGGACAGTTACTTTGTACCAGCCTTCCTGAATAGAGTATTAAAACAACCACCTACactaaaacaaacacacaagaGCCCAAATCCAAACAAGCAGAATTTACTGTGCTCAGTTTCCAGgttttaaatatgattttttaGAAGAGGGAGGCAGGAGCAGTAAGGAACCTTAAGAACAACCAGATCTATTCTCCCATTTGAAATTAACTCCCAAATCTTTATCCACTCTAACATATACACTCCCAAAAACGTCAGGTCTTGTAAAGTctacacagacaaaaaaaagtaagataTTGGAGAAACTGCCTGTACGATTTTATTTCCTATATGCACTcctatttacatatatatatttgataaAGGCATTCTATAAACCATATCCCTTTTTACAACTTGTCCCCCTACCTGCACTTGTTTCAGAGTCGCAGGCTACTTGCTTGAGAAAAGTTGAAGGTAAAAAAAACTTACACTCATTGGTAATACAACACAAAACACCAACTACAAAAACaccagagccagcagcactcTCAAACTGACTGCACCATGTGTGTCAGAGCACATATTACATTTCATCTAATAGACCATTAACATCTGGGTCTCTAAACTCCA of the Gallus gallus isolate bGalGal1 chromosome 1, bGalGal1.mat.broiler.GRCg7b, whole genome shotgun sequence genome contains:
- the CEP57 gene encoding centrosomal protein of 57 kDa isoform X1 codes for the protein MAAARGQQRTGDVCRAPRSASATDGLSAASYLDYPTHKPFINSDLLRSPQKPVVPYPESNSRAIFSALRNLQEKIRRLELERLQAEENVKHLSRETADYKKVLSEQMQHRERDRTEVSKRNQELASQLAAAESRYSLLEKQLDYMRKMIQHAEREKTQLLEKQDSLERERLDQSHVQSKLEKLDMLEKEYTRLTTMQSIAEKKMKELEQKLQEEEHARKLVQEKAAELQTGLETNRLLIQAASPLLSPKARKPRKKTKQPEKKCSLTSHLTTQPHYRLCLGDVPFVAGKSTSPSHSVGANVQHVLHLMKHHTKALCNSRVVNDTPLAKSISAGRPGSRSRKPPLPKDYSSSQEELSEVLLTLQDEFGQMSFDHQQLSKLVQEAPTIAVREDLERELEALVGKMEAKADQISKVRRHWLQLERLKREYKSKKASAKHKKDNKFPVSEVKVTTTVTTKGKDAGPIKVKPGEKSRKNLQLLRDMQTIQTSLQKDDISWDY
- the CEP57 gene encoding centrosomal protein of 57 kDa isoform X2; protein product: MAAARGQQRTGDVCRAPRSASATDGLSAASYLDYPTHKPFINSDLLRSPQKPVVPYPESNSRAIFSALRNLQEKIRRLELERLQAEENVKHLSRETADYKKVLSEQMQHRERDRTEVSKRNQELASQLAAAESRYSLLEKQLDYMRKMIQHAEREKTQLLEKQDSLERERLDQSHVQSKLEKLDMLEKEYTRLTTMQSIAEKKMKELEQKLQEEEHARKLVQEKAAELQTGLETNRLLIQAASPLLSPKARKPRKKTKQPEKSTSPSHSVGANVQHVLHLMKHHTKALCNSRVVNDTPLAKSISAGRPGSRSRKPPLPKDYSSSQEELSEVLLTLQDEFGQMSFDHQQLSKLVQEAPTIAVREDLERELEALVGKMEAKADQISKVRRHWLQLERLKREYKSKKASAKHKKDNKFPVSEVKVTTTVTTKGKDAGPIKVKPGEKSRKNLQLLRDMQTIQTSLQKDDISWDY